The Spirochaetota bacterium genome contains the following window.
TCGAATCGTACCGCGCGGTGATGGAGATAAATTTCCTCGGCCTGGCGGCCCTCACCCAGAAGATCCTTCCCTGCCTCATCAGGAGCAGGGGCCGTCTCGTGGTGAACGGCTCCCTCGCGGGAAGGATCGCCCTGCCCTTTCTCTCCCCCTACACGGCGTCGAAATTCGCCCTCGAGGGATGGTGCGATTCCGTACGGCGGGAGCTGAATCCCATGGGAGTGAAGACAATCCTTCTCGAGCCGGCGGGGATCGCCACCCCGATCTGGAACAAGGCCCTTAACCAGGACTCCTCCTTCGCTGACCAGAAATACCGGGAAAGCCTCCGGGCTTTCAGGGAGAATTTCATCGCCGGCGGCACCAGGGGCATGGAAACCGAAAAGGCGGCGGCGCAGATCTACCGGTTCATCACCAAAGCGCGCCCCCGGGAGCGGTACATCATCGCCCGCAACCGATTTCTCTCGCGGCTGGAAACACTCCTTCCCAACCGGCTTCTCGACGCGCTGGTGGTGAAAATGTTTTCCATGCGTTACGGCGATAAAAAAAGCCGCTGAGAGCGGCTTTAAATCTTTGCTGCAGTTGCGACACGAACGTTTCGTGATCGTTTGGACATTACTGTTTTCAAGTCATCATTGATTTATTATTTTGAAGCGGGAACAAGCTCATGAATATCCAGGGGCAGGGCCTTCTCATCCCGCCTGACCATTGTGATGGCGCCCTCGGGGCATGCTTCAGCGCAGTTCCCGCATCCCATGCAAAGGCTCGGATGGACCTCCGGGATTGATTTTTCATTATTCCTCGTAATGGCCCCGAAGGGGCAGATGGATACGCACTCGCCATGGCCCTTGCATTTCGCGGCATTTATTGACATGCCGTAGCCCGAATGGGCCAGGGAGCTTTCCATGATATCCAGCGACCCGAAGAGCTTATGGGCCGAAATGGAAACGCAGCATTCGGGGCAGCAGTTGCAGATCGCGTACATGCGGTCGCCGGCCCCGTCCTTGCAGTAGGCGTTTGTCACGTAACCCTTTTCCTTGCACAGCGCGAGAAGATCAAGGGCCTCGTCACGGGTAAGCTTGATAGGGTTCGCGCCCTTGTTATGCTCCAGCATGAATGAAGAGAAAGGCTCGCCGATGATCATGCACTTGTTCGCCGGCTGGCAGTCGTGCTTCCTGGCGTTGCGG
Protein-coding sequences here:
- a CDS encoding SDR family NAD(P)-dependent oxidoreductase, giving the protein MKLAAITGCDSGIGKSLAGLFAGAGYTVIASYLEQNPFPGRNNIMAHRLDLRDESSIISFATLVNRYCSEGHRLEFFINNAGVALGGPFENLPLESYRAVMEINFLGLAALTQKILPCLIRSRGRLVVNGSLAGRIALPFLSPYTASKFALEGWCDSVRRELNPMGVKTILLEPAGIATPIWNKALNQDSSFADQKYRESLRAFRENFIAGGTRGMETEKAAAQIYRFITKARPRERYIIARNRFLSRLETLLPNRLLDALVVKMFSMRYGDKKSR
- a CDS encoding 4Fe-4S binding protein, whose product is MKSSTEQLFNLHGKNLYLKIDGYLYLKYISVYVGIIARAFTIVGKIINKGNKFLFIPIIRFLTSRYHGKIMLVQDARKIVKLDKDVAVPRDLAKSVIPYDMAHQIIFQNPDSIVAVECACRNARKHDCQPANKCMIIGEPFSSFMLEHNKGANPIKLTRDEALDLLALCKEKGYVTNAYCKDGAGDRMYAICNCCPECCVSISAHKLFGSLDIMESSLAHSGYGMSINAAKCKGHGECVSICPFGAITRNNEKSIPEVHPSLCMGCGNCAEACPEGAITMVRRDEKALPLDIHELVPASK